A region from the Leishmania panamensis strain MHOM/PA/94/PSC-1 chromosome 20 sequence genome encodes:
- a CDS encoding serine/threonine-protein phosphatase PP1, putative (TriTrypDB/GeneDB-style sysID: LpmP.20.0810): protein MSSLSTVHQLIERLIMVQRNRGPPQVLVREEEIRAVLTEVREIFMSQPMLLEIRPPVRVCGDTHGQYYDLLRIFEKCGFPPYSNYLFLGDYVDRGKHSVETIILQFCYKIVYRENFFLLRGNHECASINKMYGFFDDVKRRYNIKLFKAFTDVFNTMPVCCVISEKIICMHGGLSPDLTSVASVMDIERPCDVPDRGILCDLLWADPEDDVQGFLESDRGVSYLFGEDIVNDFLDMVDMDLIVRAHQVMERGYGFFASRQLVTVFSAPNYCGEFDNDAAVMNIDDKLQCSFLIIPAFR from the coding sequence ATGTCTAGCTTATCTACGGTACATCAGCTCATAGAGCGCCTCATCATGGTTCAACGCAACCGTGGGCCGCCACAAGTGTTAGTCCGTGAGGAAGAAATCCGTGCCGTGCTCACCGAGGTGCGCGAGATCTTCATGTCGCAGCCAATGCTTCTCGAGATCCGCCcacctgtgcgcgtgtgcggcgaCACGCACGGTCAGTACTACGACCTGCTGCGCATCTTTGAGAAGTGCGGCTTCCCGCCATACTCGAACTACCTGTTTCTCGGCGACTACGTTGATCGCGGCAAGCACAGCGTCGAGACGATCATCCTGCAGTTCTGCTACAAGATTGTGTACCGCGAGAACTTCTTCCTTCTGCGCGGCAACCACGAGTGCGCAAGCATCAACAAGATGTACGGGTTCTTCGACGATGTGAAGCGGCGGTATAACATCAAGCTGTTCAAGGCGTTCACGGATGTGTTCAACACGATGCCCGTGTGCTGTGTGATTAGCGAGAAGATCATCTGTATGCACGGTGGGCTTAGTCCTGATTTGACATCTGTAGCCTCCGTTATGGACATCGAGCGTCCGTGCGACGTGCCTGATCGTGGCATCCTGTGCGATTTGCTGTGGGCCGACCCGGAGGATGACGTGCAGGGCTTCCTGGAGAGCGACCGCGGCGTGAGCTACCTGTTTGGTGAGGACATTGTGAACGACTTCCTGGACATGGTGGACATGGACCTGattgtgcgcgcgcaccagGTGATGGAGCGCGGCTACGGGTTCTTTGCGAGCCGCCAGCTTGTGACGGTGTTCTCTGCGCCAAACTACTGCGGCGAGTTCGACAACGACGCTGCCGTGATGAACATCGACGACAAGCTGCAGTGCTCCTTCCTGATCATTCCTGCCTTTCGCTAA
- a CDS encoding serine/threonine-protein phosphatase PP1, putative (TriTrypDB/GeneDB-style sysID: LpmP.20.0820) yields the protein MSNSSAPTSSGVPQMLIEKLLAVRGASSQRQVLIKEDDIHVVLETVREIFMSQPMLLEIRPPVRVCGDTHGQYYDLLRIFEKCGFPPYSNYLFLGDYVDRGKHSVETIILQFCYKIVYRENFFLLRGNHECASINKMYGFFDDVKRRYNIKLFKAFTDVFNTMPVCCVISEKIICMHGGLSPDLIDLTTINEILRPCDVPDRGILCDLLWADPENEVRGFLESDRGVSYLFGEDIVNDFLDMVDMDLIVRAHQVVQRGYEFFASRQLVTVFSAPNYCGEFDNDAAVMNIDDKLQCSFLIIPGVK from the coding sequence ATGTCCAACTCGAGCGCACCCACTTCCTCTGGAGTGCCACAGATGCTCATAGAGAAACTTCTCGCTGTGCGTGGTGCTTCCTCACAGCGCCAGGTGCTCATCAAGGAAGACGACATACACGTCGTCTTGGAGACTGTCCGCGAGATCTTCATGTCGCAGCCAATGCTTCTCGAGATCCGCCcacctgtgcgcgtgtgcggcgaCACGCACGGTCAGTACTACGACCTGCTGCGCATCTTTGAGAAGTGCGGCTTCCCGCCATACTCGAACTACCTGTTTCTCGGCGACTACGTTGATCGCGGCAAGCACAGCGTCGAGACGATCATCCTGCAGTTCTGCTACAAGATTGTGTACCGCGAGAACTTCTTCCTTCTGCGCGGCAACCACGAGTGCGCAAGCATCAACAAGATGTACGGGTTCTTCGATGATGTGAAGCGGCGGTATAACATCAAGCTGTTCAAGGCGTTCACGGATGTGTTCAACACGATGCCCGTGTGCTGTGTGATTAGCGAGAAGATCATCTGTATGCACGGTGGGCTTAGTCCTGATTTGATCGATCTTACTACCATTAACGAGATTCTTCGTCCGTGCGACGTGCCTGATCGTGGCATCCTGTGCGATTTGCTGTGGGCCGACCCGGAGAACGAAGTTCGTGGCTTCCTGGAGAGCGACCGCGGCGTGAGCTACCTGTTTGGTGAGGACATTGTGAACGACTTCCTGGACATGGTGGACATGGACCTGATTGTGCGCGCGCATCAAGTTGTGCAGCGCGGCTACGAGTTCTTTGCGAGCCGCCAGCTTGTGACGGTGTTCTCTGCGCCAAACTACTGCGGCGAGTTCGACAACGACGCTGCCGTGATGAACATCGACGACAAGCTGCAGTGCTCCTTCCTGATCATCCCGGGTGTAAAGTAG
- a CDS encoding serine/threonine-protein phosphatase PP1, putative (TriTrypDB/GeneDB-style sysID: LpmP.20.0830) yields MSHTGVFPMVQTLIEKMLTVKGNRMQRQILIKEEEIRAVLTEVREIFMSQPMLLEIRPPVRVCGDTHGQYYDLLRIFEKCGFPPYSNYLFLGDYVDRGKHSVENIILLYCYKIVYRENFFLLRGNHECASINKMYGFFDDVKRRYNIKLFKAFTDVFNTMPVCCVISEKIICMHGGLSPDLTSVASVMDIERPCDVPDRGILCDLLWADPEDDVQGFLESDRGVSYLFGEDIVNDFLDMVDMDLIVRAHQVMERGYGFFASRQLVTVFSAPNYCGEFDNDAAVMNIDDKLQCSFLIIPASR; encoded by the coding sequence ATGAGCCACACAGGCGTTTTCCCGATGGTGCAGACTCTCATCGAGAAGATGCTCACGGTGAAGGGAAATCGTATGCAGCGCCAAATCCTCAtcaaggaagaggagatCCGTGCCGTGCTCACCGAGGTGCGCGAGATCTTCATGTCGCAGCCAATGCTTCTCGAGATCCGCCcacctgtgcgcgtgtgcggcgaCACGCACGGTCAGTACTACGACCTGCTGCGCATCTTTGAGAAGTGCGGCTTCCCGCCATACTCGAACTACCTGTTTCTCGGCGACTACGTTGATCGCGGCAAGCACAGCGTCGAGAACATTATTCTTCTCTACTGCTACAAGATTGTGTACCGCGAGAACTTCTTCCTTCTGCGCGGCAACCACGAGTGCGCAAGCATCAACAAGATGTACGGGTTCTTCGACGATGTGAAGCGGCGGTATAACATCAAGCTGTTCAAGGCGTTCACGGATGTGTTCAACACGATGCCCGTGTGCTGTGTGATTAGCGAGAAGATCATCTGTATGCACGGTGGGCTTAGTCCTGATTTGACATCTGTAGCCTCCGTTATGGACATCGAGCGTCCGTGCGACGTGCCTGATCGTGGCATCCTGTGCGATTTGCTGTGGGCCGACCCGGAGGATGACGTGCAGGGCTTCCTGGAGAGCGACCGCGGCGTGAGCTACCTGTTTGGTGAGGACATTGTGAACGACTTCCTGGACATGGTGGACATGGACCTGattgtgcgcgcgcaccagGTGATGGAGCGCGGCTACGGGTTCTTTGCGAGCCGCCAGCTTGTGACGGTGTTCTCTGCGCCAAACTACTGCGGCGAGTTCGACAACGACGCTGCCGTGATGAACATCGACGACAAGCTGCAGTGCTCCTTCCTGATCATCCCGGCGAGCAGGTAA
- a CDS encoding hypothetical protein (TriTrypDB/GeneDB-style sysID: LpmP.20.0840), with protein sequence MPAQPTASSSSTAWQRCSTTHRSKELSIECGLRLPLPDTASASVLLKVLKSDPSLTGTSKEVYWWSEDPSQRTVAVTIQAASKRDLRSAIGSLLEQAKLIVRTLRVYPPTTATTTTTADTGASTL encoded by the coding sequence ATGCCGGCTCAACCCACCGCTtcttccagcagcaccgcctggcAGAGATGCAGCACCACTCACAGGAGTAAGGAGCTCTCGATTGAGTGTGGCTTGCGCCTTCCGCTACCCGACACGGCGTCTGCCAGCGTGCTGTTGAAAGTGCTGAAGAGTGACCCCTCCCTTACTGGAACTTCGAAGGAGGTTTACTGGTGGAGTGAGGACCCCTCTCAGCGAACCGTTGCAGTAACCATTCAGGCAGCCTCCAAGCGCGACCTGCGCTCTGCCATCGGCTCCCTCCTCGAGCAAGCTAAGCTTATCGTGCGAACGCTCCGTGTGTACCCTCCCACCACGGCCActaccactaccaccgccgATACTGGAGCGAGCACACTGTGA
- a CDS encoding elongation factor 1-beta (TriTrypDB/GeneDB-style sysID: LpmP.20.0850) — protein sequence MLNDLLGANHASLYRWVKNMATYTEGERKAWGAPVRTAAPELRMPAPAAAAPAAAKKPAPAPKAVAPAEDDDIDLFGETTEEEQAALEAKRAKDAEKKKAKKDVIAKSSILFDIKAWDDTVDLEALAQKLHAIQRDGLVWGDHKLAPVAFGVKKLQQLVVIEDDKVSGDDLEEMIMGFEDEVQSIDIVAWNKI from the coding sequence ATGCTCAACGACCTGCTCGGCGCGAACCACGCGAGCCTGTACCGGTGGGTGAAGAACATGGCGACCTACACGGAGGGCGAGCGCAAGGCGTGGGGCGCACCggtgcgcactgctgcgccggagctgcgcatgcccgcgcctgccgcggcggcgcctgctgccgctaaGAAGCCCGCGCCTGCGCCGAAGGCTGTTGCTCCTGCAGAGGACGACGACATCGACCTGTTCGGCGAgacgacggaggaggagcaggcggcgctggaggcgaagagggcaAAGGAcgcggagaagaagaaggcgaagaaggacGTGATTGCGAAGTCGTCCATCCTGTTCGACATCAAGGCGTGGGACGACACGGTGGACCTGGAGGCGCTCGCGCAGAAGCTGCACGCGATTCAGCGCGACGGCCTGGTGTGGGGTGACCACAAGCTGGCGCCCGTTGCGTTCGGCgtgaagaagctgcagcagctggtcgTGATCGAGGATGACAAGGTGTCTGGAGACGACCTGGAGGAGATGATCATGGGCTTCGAGGACGAGGTGCAGTCGATTGATATCGTTGCCTGGAACAAGATCTGA
- a CDS encoding 25 Kd elongation factor 1-beta, putative (TriTrypDB/GeneDB-style sysID: LpmP.20.0860) — protein sequence MPPTNVADIRQARAAAEELNTTLDGHLFLGGAKPTKEDVDKFYEMFGENNIAFHRWIRNMASFTESERKLWGPPETQ from the coding sequence ATGCCCCCCACCAATGTGGCAGACATCAGGCAggcgcgcgccgccgcggaagAGCTCAACACGACGTTGGATGGTCACCTCTTTCTAGGAGGTGCGAAGCCAACGAAGGAGGACGTGGATAAGTTCTACGAAATGTTCGGCGAGAACAACATCGCGTTTCATCGCTGGATTCGCAACATGGCTTCCTTCACAGAGTCGGAGCGCAAATTGTGGGGCCCGCCGGAGACTCAGTAG